The genomic region ACTTTGTTCATTCAATTCAACAAAGCGATCCGCATCTACAAAAAGTTGATGGTCTAAAATCGTTTTTGAGACAGTTCCATGTAAGTTAAAATAGACATGGTTGGTTGGATTAAAAAGAGTAGGCGCGTCTGTTTCTGCCTGATAATTTATTTTCCACTTATTATCTTCCGTAAAGGTATAGGTCACTTGGATTTTTAAATTTCCTGGATAGCGATTCGAACCTTCTGCATCCAAGTAAGAAAAAATAATTCGTGCCTCTTGGTCATCTTGTTCCGTTTGATAGTCCCAAACTTTCGTATCTAAGCCGGAATTTCCACCGTGAAGGTGATTGGTCTCTTGGTTCGTTTCTAACTGATAAGGATCACCATCAATTTCGAAAGAACCATGAGCGACGCGTCCTGCAACTCTCCCGACTGTCGCACCGTAAAAAGGTCGATGTGTGACGTAATCTTCTAAGTTATCAAAAGCTAAGGTAATATTGTCAAACTTTCCTGCTTTATCAGGTACAGACCACTCAAGAAGAGAGGCACCGTACGTCATAGCA from Jeotgalibaca dankookensis harbors:
- a CDS encoding aldose epimerase family protein; its protein translation is MHIKERLFGKTAGKEVMAITLTNRSGASITAMTYGASLLEWSVPDKAGKFDNITLAFDNLEDYVTHRPFYGATVGRVAGRVAHGSFEIDGDPYQLETNQETNHLHGGNSGLDTKVWDYQTEQDDQEARIIFSYLDAEGSNRYPGNLKIQVTYTFTEDNKWKINYQAETDAPTLFNPTNHVYFNLHGTVSKTILDHQLFVDADRFVELNEQSIPTGRRPDVAGPPFDFRTARLTSQATESTHPQTLQVSGLDHPFVLNHDANRLDVSLYDPQSGRKITMKTSEPVVVIFMHNGASPLKIANNPIPAYAGITLETQDYPDAINQAHFGSIVLRPGETYRSETTYSFHIE